AATGCAAAAGTAACAGGCGGTACCATAGAATTTTCCTATCATCATGCGGATGGAACGCCGCAGACGGTAGACATTTTAACAAAAGATAAAAAGTGGATCAGACGCCATATCAATGGAAAAAGAATTGCCATGGTATTCCAGGATCCGATGACAAGTCTTGATCCGACCATGACGATCGGAAAACAGATCATGGAAGGTATGATCTGGCATTTTAAGACACCGAAGAAAGAAGCCTGGGATAAGGCAGTAGAACTTTTAAAAGAGGTTGGCATCGAGGATGCAGAAAAACGTATGAAAAACTATCCGCATCAGCTCTCCGGTGGTATGAGACAGCGTGTGGTCATTGCCATCGCGCTTGCCTGTAACCCGGATCTTCTGATCTGTGATGAGCCGACGACTGCACTGGATGTTACGATTCAGGCAAAGATCATCGAGCTGATCCGCAGAGTACAGAAAGAGAGAGGCATTTCCGTTATTTACATCACACATGACCTCGGCGTGGTTGCCAAAGTTGCAGATTACGTCAATGTCATGTATGCCGGAAAAATCGTCGAGAAAGGTACGATCAATGAGATATTCTATGATCCGAAGCATCCGTATACATGGGGACTGCTCTCCGCAATGCCTGATCTTGATACCGCGGACGAGAGGCTTTACACGATCCCTGGTTCGCCGCCAAACCTGTTAAACGAGAAACCGGGCGATGCGTTTGCACCGCGTAACCAGTTTGCGCTTGAGATCGATGACAAGGCTGAGCCGCCAATGTTCCAGATCACAGATACGCATTATGCGGCAACCTGGCTGTTAGATCCGCGGGCACCGAAGGCAGAGATGCCGCTTGAATTAAAAGAGCGTATTGCGCGAATGAAGAAGGAGGCTAAGATCGATGACGGTGAATGAAAACAGTAAGCCTCTTCTTACCGTGAAAGGCTTGAAACAATATTTTAAGGTAAGTAATACATATACCGTGCATGCGGTAGAAAACGTAAGTTTCCAGATCTATCCGGGTGAGACATATGGTCTGGTAGGGGAATCCGGTTCCGGAAAATCAACGATCGGAAGAAGTATCATAAGACTATATGATCCGACTGCCGGGGAGATCAATTTTAACGGAATGGACATCAGCGGAAAGATCAATAAGGCAAACAGCCAGGCACTGCGCACACAGATGCAGATGATCTTCCAGGACCCGATGGCATCTTTAAATCCAAGAAAAAAAGTGCGCGACATCATTGGCGAGGGCTTAGATATCCATCACATGTACAAGACACGCGCGGAGCGTGAGGAAAAGATCAAAAATATTCTGGCAAAGGTTGGACTTGCGCCGGAGCATGCGGGCCGTTATCCGCATCAGTTTTCCGGTGGACAGAGACAGCGTGTCGGAATTGCGAGAGCGCTGATCATGAACCCGAAACTGATCATTGCAGATGAGTGTATCTCTGCGCTGGACGTTTCCATTCAGGCACAGGTTGTAAACCTGATGAAGGATATCCAGCAGGAGACCGGAACTGCTTATCTGTTTATCGCACATGACCTTTCCATGGTCAAATATATTTCGGATCGCATCGGGGTACTTCATCTGGGACATCTTTTAGAGACCGGAACAACGGAGGAAATCTTTGAGAATCCAATCCACCCATATACGAAGAGCCTTCTTTCTGCGATACCTGCACCGAATCCGGTCGTGGAAAAGAATCGTGTGGCATTGAGCTACGATTACAAGACTTCCGGCATTGATTACAATAAAGGAACGGATCATCTGGTGTCCGGGACACATTATGTGAAATGTACGGATGAAGAATTTAAGAAATGGACAGAATAATATAATAGGAAACCATCACAAACCGGGAGCCGGGGTGTGGTGGTTTCCTTTTTTGGTAAAAGTGCTGAATTTTTTGGGGATGGGAGTACTGAATATTATGTGAAAAATAGAATATAAAATTTAAACCGAAACCTTATTGACTTTGAAAATGGATTTTGGTATATAAGAGTAAAAATTCAAAAAATTCAAAGAGAAAGGAAATAACAATCTATGTTGTCACAAAAGAGTACAATGAAAAACAAATTGGAAAATATGCGTTTGAAGGAAAGGATAAACTATGGCTACAGAAAAGTCATTATTATGATGTTGATTTCGGGGCTGTTTTCTATCGTGGTCATAGGTGTGTTATTTGCTAATATGTTACATTATATAGATGATGTCAATGCTGCGGATCAGGCGGTAAAAATCTGCAGGATCAATGTGAATGCGTCAGCGAGAAATATCAGGGAAATGGCATTAAATAATGATACATCTGCTTATGACAGTTATGAGCAGACTGTAAAAAAGCAGCTTACAGAAGTGGATTCGCAGCTGGAAATATTAAAGAAAACCAAAGTCTTACCGGATGAGGAATATAATGAGTATGCATCTGCTCTTTCTGATTGGGGAAACATTGGTTATTCGATTATAGAAGAAATTAAAAATGGCGAAAAAGAGAAAGCGATTGATGAAATTTTTAATAGTTGTACACCTGCATTAAATAAACTTGTGGAAATTGCCATAAGATTAGATGAGATCACAGATGAAGTAAGTGAGCAGTCTGCAAGAACTACAATTATTTTTGCTGTTGCAGGAATTGTGTGTATTATTATCTGTCTGGTTTATGCATGCACACTGGCTAAGGTAACAAGTAAAAAGGTACTTGAAACAATTCTGGATCCGTTACGTGCAGTGGAAGACGTTGCAAAGGAACTGACAGAAGGAAATTTACACAGTACGCTGGAATATCATTCGGAGGATGAGATTGGAAGACTGGCGCACAGTATGCGCAAATCAATTCGTATTTTGGGAACTTATGTAGATGATATTGATCGTGCAATGAAACTGTTCTCAGAAGGAAATTTTGATGTTCAGCCGGAAGTAGAGTGGAAGGGAGATTTTGTCGGTATTTTAAATTCTTTCATGTCATTTGAGAAGAGTATGGCAGAAACGATCAAAGGAATTAAAAATGTTTCGAGTGAGGTTTCAAGTGCAGCAGACCAGGTGGCATCAAGTTCCAATGATCTTGCAGATGGAGCTACGAATCAGGCAGCGGTTGTAGAAGAACTGACGGCTACAGTTGCCGGAGTTTCTGAACAGGTAGAAAAAAATTCACAATCTGCAAAAGCAATCAGTGGAAGAGTGGATGAACTTGGAAATGCCATTTCAGACAGCAATGGTAAGATGCATGAAATGGTTGCTTCTATGCATGAGATTAATGAGGCATCAAAAGAGATTGATAAGATTATTGCAACAATTAATGAAATTGCTTCCCAGACAAATCTGCTGGCGTTGAATGCTTCTATTGAAGCGGCAAGGGCCGGAGAGGCAGGAAAAGGATTTGCAGTTGTAGCGAATCAGGTAAATTTATTAGCTGAACAGAGTGCCCAGGCGGCAAAAGAATCAGCATCACTGATCGAAACATCTGTGAATGCGGTAGAAAAAGGTATGATAATTGCGGAAGAGACTGCGGCACAGCTGGAGGAGGTAGCAGAGAACTCTAAGCAGATTACGGAAGAAGTTACACATATTGCGGATACATTAGAGACACAGACAACAGAAATCCAGCAGATCAATGAGGGAATTGAGCAGATCAATGATGTTGTGCAGACAAATTCTGCAACATCTGAGGAGTGTGCGGCTGCCAGTCAGGAGATGAGCAGTGAGGCAGAGAGTCTGCAGGGAATGATCCAGAAATTTAAAGTTCCGGAAATTGAAAATTTAACAGAATAAAAATATCAGACATAAAATGGAGTGCACTTTATTTGTAAAAAATGAGTGGTATAAACGGTAGACAAGATCCGTGGCTTATGCTGCGGATCTTTTTTTTGTTTATTGCATGAAAGAGACAATCTATAGTATGATAGAGAAAGTACAAACTAAGGATGGAAAAGGTATATACTATGATAGTCTCGGTTATTGAAAAGGTCTACGCATTTTTATGGGGAGATCTGATTACGATCCCTTTGCCGCAGGAAAGCAGCATAGGTATTTCTTTACTTGTAATTCTTCTGATTCCGACAGGAATCTATTTTACGATCCGCACAAGATTTTTGCCGGTCAGGCTTTTCCCGGATATGATAAAAGCACTTATGGCAAAAAAGGAAAATAAGGACAGTCTTTCCACATTCCAGACGCTGATCGTATCGACGGCTACCAGAGTCGGCATGGGAAATCTGGTAGGCGTTGTAGCGGCAATCTCAGCAGGCGGTGCCGGTGCTGTGTTCTGGATGTGGGTGACAGCGCTGATCGGTTCCTCGACCGCATTTGTGGAGGGGACGCTCGCACAGTTACACAAGGAGAAAGATCCTTTGTATGGCGGATATCGCGGAGGTCCCGCATATTATATCCATCATTTCTGTGAAGAAAAATTAAAAAAGAAGAAAAAGCATGTGCTGATCGCGGTACTTTTTGCAATTTCAGGACTGATCTGTTGGTGCGGCATCAGCCAGGTTATCAGTAACTCCGTGGCATCATCCTTTGAAAATGCATTTGGCATTCCGCCACTCTACACAACAATCGTACTGGTTGCGATTGCGGCGGTGATCGTCCTTCGGAAAAATGCGACGGTAAAAGTGCTTGACGTGGTCGTGCCGGTTATGGCGGTCTGCTATTTTGTAATTACAATATTTATTATCCTGAAAAATATTGGTAGCATTCCGGCGGTTTTTGGTCGGATTTTTGAGGAAGCGTTTGGACTCAGGCAGGCAGTCTCCGGCGGCTTCGGCGCTGTCCTTATGAATGGCGTAAAAAGGGGATTGTTTTCAAATGAAGCCGGTTCCGGCTCTGCACCATGTGCTGCCGCAGCAGCCGAATGTGAGACGCCGGTCAGCGCCGGACTGACACAGGCACTTGGTGTATTTATTGATACGATCGTGATCTGCAGCTGTACTGCAATGATCATGCTTACAGCACCGGAAAATGTCGTGGCGGGAAAAGAGGGCATGGATCTGCTTCAATCGGCAATGCGCTATCATCTGGGTGAATTTGGCGTGATATTCATCGCCGTGACACTGTTTTTATTCAGTTTTTCCACATTCTTAGGTATTCTGTTTTATGCCAGAAGCAATGTTGCTTATCTGTTTGGTGACAAATGGATCTGGCAGACATTGTATAAGATACTTGCCTTGGTTATGCTTTTTATTGGAGGAATTGCAGCATATACTTTTGTATGGGATCTTGGCGATGTAGGAATCGGACTGATGACCATTTTTAATACAGGAATCCTGTATCTGCTTGGCGGACAGGCACTTGCGGCATTAAAAGAATTTGAATCCTCAAAATAATAAATGTATCATATCATTTAAAATCCACCTTAATAACAATAAAAAACCAGAAATGGAGTAAAAAATATGAAAAGAGAATCCTTCAAATCCCGCCTGGGCTTTCTACTCGTGAGCGCCGGATGCGCTATTGGAATTGGAAACGTCTGGCGATTCCCCTATGTGGCTGGACAAAACGGCGGTGGCATCTTCGTCCTGTTTTACCTGATCTTTTTAATAGCAATGGGACTTCCGGTGCTCACCATGGAACTTGCCGTGGGGCGCGCCAGCAGAAAAAGCGCAGTGTTAGGTTATAAAGCACTTGAAAAAGAAGGCAGTAAGTGGCATATTCACGGCTGGATCGCAATGTTTGGCTGCTATATGCTGATGATGTATTACACGACAGTCTCTGGCTGGATGGTATCTTATTTTTTCAAATTTTTAAAAGGTGAATTTCTGACCGGAATGACAGCGGATGACACGGCAGCAGCATTTGGAAATCTTCTTGCAGATCCCTTGCAGATGGCATTCTGGATGATCCTTACGGTAGTACTCGGATTTTTTGTGTGCAGCAGGGGATTGCAGAATGGACTGGAAAAAATAAGCAAGTTTATGATGAGTGCATTGTTAATTTTGATCGTTGTTCTTGCGGTGCATAGTATCACATTGCAGGGGGCAGCTGAGGGTGTGAAATTTTATCTTGTACCGGATCTGGATACAGTTGCAGAGACAGGACTTAAAAATGTGATCACAGCGGCTATGAACCAGGCATTTTTCACCTTAAGTCTTGGTGTTGCGGCAATGGAGATCTTTGGAAGTTATATGGGAAAAGAACATTCACTTGCCGGTGAGGGAGCACAGATCTGTGGACTTGACACTTTTGTTGCGATCATGTCAGGACTGATCATTTTCCCGGCATGCTTCAGCTATGGTGTGGAAGTGGATGCCGGTCCCAGCCTGATCTTTATCACGCTTCCAAATGTATTTGTCAATATGGCGGGTGGACGTATCTGGGGATGTCTGTTTTTCCTGTTTATGACGTTTGCCAGCTTTTCAACAGTCATGGCGGTATTTGAAAACATCATGTCATTTTGTATGGACATGTTTCAATGGAGCAGAAAGAAAGCTGCGTTCATCAACGCAGTGATCATTTTAATCGCAAGTATTCCGTGCGTATTAGGCTATAATGTGTGGAGCAGCCTGCATCTGATAGGCAGCCGCAATGTACTTGACAGTGAGGATTTTATTGTCAGCAATCTGCTTTTGCCGATCGGTTCACTGATCTATCTGCTGTTTAGCGTAACGAAGTGGGGATGGGGATTTGACAAATATATCGACGAAGCAAACACGGGAGAGGGACTTAAGATCCCCAAAAAATTAAAACCGTATTTTCAGTTTATATTGCCGCTGCTGATTCTGTTTATCCTGATTCAGGGGCTTGTGTAAAAAAGGAAAGCAATTAAGAGAAAAATAGTGAAAGAATAGTGAAAAATAGTGTAAAAATAGTGTAAATTTAATGGAATAAATTACGGAAATCTGGTATAATAGAATGATGCAGGAGGGAGCAAAATGATCCATGTTACACTTACGAACAATATTCTAAAGAGGATATCACAGATTGATAAAAATAAATTCTCAATGGGCAATGTTCATATACCGAGTATTACCGCAAATAAGTTAAGAAAAAATTCCAAGAAGAAAAGTTCCTATGCATCCAATAAAATAGAGGGAAATCCGCTCACAGAGGGACAGGCAGATGCCGCAATCGAAAGTGATCCGCACAGACATTTCTTAAAGCCGGAGCAGGAAGTAAGGAATTACTTCATGGCATTGTGTCTTTTAGAAAAGAAGGTAAAAGATAAAGTCCCGTTTTCTAAGGAATTGATTCTGGAGATTCAGGCGTTAGTGGAAAAAGGAGCATCTAAGGAAAAAATTGGGCTGAGGGGAGCCATGCCGCCGGGATTTTTGTTTGCAGTGTATGATTCGGAGACGGGAAATGCCGATTATATACCGCCGGAATATATTGATATCCCAGAACTTTTGGATGAATTGGTCAATTATGTGAATACAACAGACGATCATCCGCTGATCGTTGCTGCAGTTGTCCATTATCAACTGGTGACGATCCATCCGTTCGAAGACGGAAACGGAAGAACGGCAAGACTGATGTCCGGGTATATATTAGACCTGAATGGATATGGGTTTTATGGGATCGGTTCTTTAGAAGAGTATTTTGCATATGATGCCGAAGAGTATTACCGATCCTTGCAGATGGGACTTCCGGCACTGTATTATTCCGGGAGGGATAATCCGCCGCATCCGGAGATATGGGTAGATTATTTCCTGCGCATGATGGAATTATATTCCGCGAAAGTATGCGAGTTGTCCAGGGAATCCAGTGAGGAGGATCTGCTTGTCGGATTGTCTTATCTGAATGCGAAGGAGAAAGAGCTGTTGGTATTTCTGATAAAAAAACATTTGTATGAATTTGCGCCGATTGATGTCAGCAAGTTGGTGGGAGTGACCAGTAAAACGATCATAAACAGGTGTGCAAAACTCTCGGCAAATGGTTTTTTAGTGCCGGTGATCGTGAAGGAGAGAATACGCTCATACAGACTGAGCGATTTTACGAGAATGAATGAGAAAAAGATATTAAATCAGTTAAAATAGCTATTATGATATGGAGATTTGTGCCCCGGCACAAACTGGATATGTGCAAAAAACAGCGCAGGAATGGGGATTAAAATGATCAATCGCGACGACATGCTAGAACTCACCAGACGAATGACGCCCGCACGGGCATCCATAGACCGGATCGCAGGCGCATATTTTGATGAAGAGGGATATGTGGATGGAACATTCAATACGCATTTCTTAAAATTGTCTGCATCCGAAAGAGCCAAAAACTTAGAACTTGCAAAGACGGTGCTGATCTCAAAAACCAATGAACAGATAAAAGAATACAGGATTCCGGACGAAAAAAGAAAGCCGGGGAGTATCTGGCAATTATTTGAGGGAATCAAAGAGACCGGATTTTTGTATCCTGCATTTAAGGATCACAGCACAGATTGGTCAAGCAGCCATAGCACCATTGATACAGTCTGCCTTTGTCTTGGCTTCTCTGAAGATGTTTTGAGACTTCTCGTTCTCCAGAATGTCCAGCATGTCTTCCTGACATTTGAAAATCTTCATGATCTCCTCTAAAGTATCCTGTAATTCGTTCATATAACATCCGTCCTTTCTCCATAATGGTTTTCTGTAATTCCTTCACCGTAAGAAGCCATCTTCCTTTTAATTCATTCAGCCCGTGCCAGCGAACGCAGAATATGGCAACAGATAACTGATATCTTTGCAGAGTGCAGCATTGATTATGATAGAGATTCTGATACTGCATATCATTTTTATGCCACCATACAGAATAAATTCCACTATGCCATTACCGGTAAGACTGCGGCTGAAATTGTGTATAATCAGGCAGACCACACCAAGGAGAATATGGGCTTGCGGGAACTGAAATTGAAGGAAAAACCATAGGAATTATTGGCTGTGGACAGATTGGGTTCAAGACAGCAAAACTGTTTCTGGCATTTGGTGCCAAGGTACTTGCATATGCGCGTCATGAACGAGAGAAAGTAAAAGAACTTGGAATTAAATATGTCGATTTGGATACATTGCTGTCAGAAAGTGACATTATCTCTGTGCATACTCCGGCAAATGCAGAGACCAATGGATTAATCAGTGCGGAGAAAATTGCTAAGATGAAGCCATCAGCAATATTAATCAACTGTGCAAGAGGTCCGATTGTAGATAATCAGGCTCTCGCAAAAGCACTTAATGAGGATAAGCTTGCAGGTATCATACGTGCCGATGGAAGTCCTAAAAGTATAGTTTGATTGGTATGTTGATAGGCTGCATCGCAAACATTATCCTTGATCCGATATTTATCTTTGTTTTTCACTGGGGATAAAAGGTGCTGCATGGGCTACTAACATAGGACAGATTTTAACGTTCATCATCTATTTTGTATATATTTGGAAATTTAAGAGTGTTAAGCTCCACAAAGAGAGTTTTGCTTTGTCGTCAAAAATCCTGAAGAAAATTGTGGGACTTTCTACTGGTGCACAGCCCATCTGGGACTATAATTACGGCAGTAATCGTTGCTGCTTTCTGTGTTTTTCAATTCGCACCTATGAGCATTGTCCGCCTGTTTGGAACCGAATCTGATTTGTACAGTATTGAAGGCTGTGCTAATCTGATTTATAATGTGTTGCAATAATAGCAAAATGTAATATAAGTAATTGTTTAGCAGGTTTCTATAGCCGTAATCCTTTAATATCTTTAATACGTGATAAGATCGTATTGCAGCTGCAGCTGATAACGCCGGGAAGTGTATCAATGACTGTGTGCAGGAAGCGTTCCATTTCATCACTTGATGAGGCAACGGCATGTACATGCAGTTTGTCTCTTCCTGTGACACGGTAAATCTGCGTGACGGTATCATTATTATGTAATATATCTGTCACCTGCGACAGATGGTCTGGTTTTGTCTCAATTTCAAAATAGCATGAAACAGCACCGCTGATCTTTTGAGGGTTTATTATAGTTGTATATTCTTCAATTATGCCTTTTTTCTCCAGAGCCTGAATCCGGGCTTTTATTGCCACTCTGGAAATACCGGTTTCTTTACCGATATCAGAGTAAGAAATACGTGCATTTTCTATAAGCAACTGGATGATCTTCTGATCCAGTTCATCTAAACCGTTCAGGTACATAAGTGTCCCTCCTGTAAAATAATATCCTTCGGATAGTAATTTTTCTTAAATATCATATCATTTATGTTACTGAAAGTAAACGTTGGCTTGACTTGGCAGCTGTAAATACATATAATTATTTCGTAACGTAATTTAAAACTTGCGTTTTGAATGCATGGAATAAATTCTGGCGAAGGAGAATAAGTGAAATTATAAAGGCTGTGGAGGAATATGATAATGTCAAAAGATGAATATTTGATCACAGATACGCCTCTTAAAGCGTTGACGGTTTTTGCAATGCCAATGATTTTGGGCAGCTTTTTTCAACAAATATACAATATGGCTGACTCTATCATCGTCGGTCAATTTGTTGGCTCTTCTGCACTTGCAGCTGTCGGGGCCTGCGCAGCGCTGACCAATGTTTTCATTTGTGTGGCACTGGGGGCAGGTGTCGGTGCCGGTGTGCTCGTAAGCCGCTATTTCGGTGCCAGGGAGTATGGAAAAATGAAGACCATCGTGTCAACGTCCTTGTTTAGCTTCTTAATTCTAAGCATAGTCCTTGGTGTTTTTGGCTTTTGCTTTTCCCACTCGATGATGAGGGTATTACAAACCCCTGGCGATATACTGAATGATGCAGTGTTATATCTGCGGGTCTATTTTGTGGGCTTTCCGTTTCTGTTTATGTATAACATTCTTTCCAACATGTTCACTTCAATTGGTGAATCAAAAATCCCACTGGGACTTCTGGTATTCTCGTCAATCTTAAATATTTTTATGGATCTTTGGATGGTGGCCGGACTTGGGCTCGGGGTGTTTGGGGCAGCCCTTGCGACTCTTATAGCACAGGGGATTTCTGCGGTGTTTTCACTTTTTCTTTTCCTTAGCCGGATGCGTCGATATAAAAGTCGATTTGATTGGTTTGACAGGAAGGAGTTATATTCCATGCTTCAAATTGCTGTACCTTCGGTTCTTCAGCAATCTACAGTGTCTATCGGTATGATGATCGTACAGGCTGTTGTAAACCCTTTCGGTACACAGGCACTTGCGGGGTATGCGGCGACGATGCGGGTAGAGAATGTTTTTTCATTGATTTTTGTATCCATTGGCAATGCGGTTTCCCCATATGTTTCCCAGAATCTTGGTGCAAAGAAAATTGAACGGATCAAAAAAGGATATCACGCTGCACTGGTGTTAGATGTATGTTTTGCAGTTCTTGCTTTTATAGTCATTGAAACCTTGCATACTCAGATTTCCTCGCTATTCCTTGGTAAAGATGGAACTGCCCTGGCTTATCAAGTATCCGAGGGTTATATGAGATGGCTCGGTTACTTCTTCATCTTTATGGGAATCAAAATGGCAACTGATGGGGTTCTTCGTGGCATTGGAATCATGCGCCCGTTCCTTATTGCAAATATGGTAAACCTGGCGATACGCCTGTCGGTTGCTTTGATTTGCGCACCGCGTTTTGGCATTGCATTTGTCTGGCTTGCTGTACCGGCTGGTTGGTTTGCAAACTTTTTAATATCCTATATGGCTCTTCGGAGATCATGGCCGACTGATAAAGAAGTGCAATCCCGATAGACTAAAGTAATTCAAAAGGAGGAATTTATAGTATGAACGATAAATGTGTGGTATTGAATGCAAAGAAAATGAATTTTGATGGGAAACTGGATTTTTCCGTTTTATCTTCTGATGTTACAGTATATGATGATACAACAGAACAGCAGCTGTCAGAGCGTATTCAGGGTGCAGATGTCATTGTAACAAAGGAGATGCCTGTAAGTGCAGAAATGATACAGAAATTCCCGGAATCTGTTAAACTGATCTGCGAGGCAGGTACAGGATATAATAATATTGATCTTGAAGCAGCACGGAAGAAGGGGATTACAGTCTGCAATATCCCGGCATACAGCACAGAACGTGTGGCACATACTGCGATCATGATGATATTGAATCTGAGTTCTGCAATGCAGGCACAGATGAAAATGCTGGCATGCGGAAATCATGACAATTTCACCAGAAATCTTCAGGTTCCGCATGTTGAGGTAAATGGAAAAACACTTGGTGTTATAGGTGCAGGACACATTGGCAGGAAGGTTATCCAGATCGCACAGGCTTTGGATATGAACATACTTGTATATACCAGGACACCGAGAGCGGATGAGAAGGGGATCCGCTATGTATCGCTTGAGGAATTACTCGAGAATAGTGATTATGTTTCCATGCACTGTCCATTGACGGAAAGTACAAAACATATGATAAACAA
The Roseburia rectibacter DNA segment above includes these coding regions:
- a CDS encoding 2-hydroxyacid dehydrogenase; amino-acid sequence: MNDKCVVLNAKKMNFDGKLDFSVLSSDVTVYDDTTEQQLSERIQGADVIVTKEMPVSAEMIQKFPESVKLICEAGTGYNNIDLEAARKKGITVCNIPAYSTERVAHTAIMMILNLSSAMQAQMKMLACGNHDNFTRNLQVPHVEVNGKTLGVIGAGHIGRKVIQIAQALDMNILVYTRTPRADEKGIRYVSLEELLENSDYVSMHCPLTESTKHMINKESLALMKPSAFIINTSRGALIDEAALIEALENGTIAGAGLDVQETEPPEETNPLYTMDQVLLTPHMGWKGLETRQRLVSILADNIKQFMEGNPINVVSGI
- a CDS encoding MATE family efflux transporter, translated to MSKDEYLITDTPLKALTVFAMPMILGSFFQQIYNMADSIIVGQFVGSSALAAVGACAALTNVFICVALGAGVGAGVLVSRYFGAREYGKMKTIVSTSLFSFLILSIVLGVFGFCFSHSMMRVLQTPGDILNDAVLYLRVYFVGFPFLFMYNILSNMFTSIGESKIPLGLLVFSSILNIFMDLWMVAGLGLGVFGAALATLIAQGISAVFSLFLFLSRMRRYKSRFDWFDRKELYSMLQIAVPSVLQQSTVSIGMMIVQAVVNPFGTQALAGYAATMRVENVFSLIFVSIGNAVSPYVSQNLGAKKIERIKKGYHAALVLDVCFAVLAFIVIETLHTQISSLFLGKDGTALAYQVSEGYMRWLGYFFIFMGIKMATDGVLRGIGIMRPFLIANMVNLAIRLSVALICAPRFGIAFVWLAVPAGWFANFLISYMALRRSWPTDKEVQSR